A genomic stretch from Flavobacterium sp. KS-LB2 includes:
- a CDS encoding aspartate aminotransferase family protein: MNTDFLKYQAQTSPYPLGMEVSHAVGSYIYDTNNKKYLDFVAGVSACALGHQHPRVNQAIKNQLDKYSHVMVYGEYSQSPAVEYCKLLASLLPAPLDTTYLVNSGTEAIEGALKLARRTTGRSQLISCHNAYHGNTMGSMSVMGFEERKQIFRPLIPDVDFITFNNEDDLQKITTKTAGIILETIQGGAGFIQPHNDFLKKVRQRCDEMGAMMILDEIQPGFGRTGKLFGFQNYDVVPDIVVMGKGMGGGMPVGAFTASSAIMDLLSHDPKLGHITTFGGHPVIASACLATLQEITETNLMAEAMEKEKLFRSLLVHPLIEEIRGKGLMLAAMTKSADITNEVILKCQDKGLILFWLLFEGCAIRITPPLTISEEEIREGCSIILEVMDEMMI; the protein is encoded by the coding sequence TTGAATACCGATTTCCTAAAATACCAAGCGCAAACCTCCCCTTATCCATTAGGAATGGAAGTGTCTCATGCGGTAGGTTCCTATATTTACGATACCAATAATAAAAAATACTTAGATTTTGTGGCTGGAGTTTCCGCTTGCGCTTTGGGACACCAACACCCGAGAGTCAATCAAGCCATCAAAAATCAGTTAGACAAATATTCTCACGTAATGGTGTATGGTGAATATTCACAAAGCCCGGCTGTAGAATATTGCAAATTGTTAGCCTCGCTCCTGCCCGCTCCTTTAGATACCACATATTTAGTCAATTCAGGTACAGAAGCTATTGAAGGCGCCTTAAAACTCGCTAGAAGAACCACCGGAAGAAGCCAGTTGATTTCGTGTCATAATGCGTATCATGGCAATACTATGGGTTCTATGAGCGTCATGGGATTTGAAGAGCGCAAACAAATTTTTCGTCCGTTGATTCCTGATGTTGATTTTATAACGTTCAATAATGAGGACGATTTACAAAAAATAACCACAAAAACAGCTGGAATTATTCTAGAAACTATTCAAGGTGGTGCTGGATTTATTCAGCCGCATAATGATTTTCTTAAAAAAGTGCGTCAACGTTGTGATGAAATGGGTGCAATGATGATTCTGGACGAAATCCAACCTGGTTTTGGGAGAACCGGAAAACTTTTCGGATTCCAAAATTACGATGTCGTTCCTGATATTGTAGTCATGGGGAAAGGAATGGGAGGCGGTATGCCAGTTGGCGCTTTTACGGCTTCATCGGCAATCATGGATTTATTGAGTCATGATCCAAAACTGGGACATATCACCACTTTTGGAGGCCACCCTGTCATTGCGTCAGCCTGTTTGGCGACTTTGCAGGAAATAACTGAAACCAATCTGATGGCCGAAGCAATGGAGAAAGAAAAGCTTTTCCGATCACTTTTGGTACATCCTTTGATAGAAGAAATAAGAGGAAAAGGATTGATGCTGGCCGCAATGACAAAAAGTGCCGATATAACTAATGAAGTGATTCTTAAATGTCAAGATAAAGGACTTATTTTATTCTGGCTGCTGTTTGAAGGTTGCGCCATAAGAATAACGCCACCGCTAACCATATCTGAAGAAGAAATACGTGAAGGTTGCAGCATTATACTGGAAGTAATGGATGAAATGATGATTTAA
- a CDS encoding tetratricopeptide repeat protein: protein MQLSNEEEDYNLSLSKFESMLKTNKVLFFDSEEFEEIILHYLDMGKAALAKKALKLALEQHPKSTGLKLVQVEMLVYDDKLELAEKLLNELYAIEPTNEEIYIQKANICSKRDQHEKAVELLKIALKYTDDYADVYNLIGMEYLFMDNLEMAKESFIKCLEEDLEDQSALYNVVYCFEFLDQNQDAISYLKKYIDKNPYSEIAWHQLGRLHYGVKEYENAIRAFDYATLIDDEFLGAFMEKAKAYERLKKYDEAIESYSRTIELDDATSYALLRMGKCYERLGNKALALKYFNQTVHEDPLLDKGWIAITDFYVRQKNFQKALFFVNKALAIDNQNRLYWKRFATINKQMNFFEEAEFGYRKAVEFGDYSLDTWLFWVDILQFLGEFESAIQTLLQASEYFPEENEVEYRLAGLYFMLTDNTKAKFHLSNALRLNFDNYILLEDLFPVVWAKKMVQNYIAKHKKE from the coding sequence ATGCAATTAAGCAACGAAGAAGAAGACTATAACTTATCCTTGTCTAAATTTGAGTCCATGTTGAAAACCAACAAAGTGCTCTTTTTTGACTCCGAAGAATTTGAAGAAATCATCCTTCATTATCTCGATATGGGTAAGGCCGCTTTGGCAAAAAAAGCACTTAAACTAGCCTTAGAACAACACCCAAAATCTACTGGACTAAAACTAGTGCAAGTAGAAATGCTGGTCTATGACGACAAACTTGAATTAGCCGAAAAGCTATTGAATGAGTTGTATGCCATTGAACCAACTAATGAAGAAATTTATATTCAAAAAGCCAATATTTGCTCGAAAAGAGACCAACATGAAAAAGCAGTTGAATTATTAAAAATAGCGTTAAAATACACCGATGATTATGCTGATGTCTATAATTTAATAGGCATGGAATACTTATTTATGGACAATCTTGAAATGGCAAAAGAAAGCTTTATCAAGTGTTTAGAAGAAGATTTAGAAGACCAGTCTGCATTGTACAACGTAGTCTATTGTTTTGAATTTTTAGATCAAAATCAAGACGCAATTAGTTATCTAAAAAAATACATAGACAAAAATCCCTACAGCGAAATTGCTTGGCATCAATTAGGCCGTTTGCATTATGGAGTTAAAGAATACGAGAATGCAATTCGCGCCTTTGATTATGCAACTTTAATCGATGATGAATTCCTTGGTGCTTTCATGGAAAAAGCAAAAGCGTATGAACGTTTAAAAAAATACGATGAAGCTATTGAAAGCTACAGCAGAACCATTGAATTAGATGATGCGACTTCGTATGCACTACTCCGAATGGGAAAATGTTACGAACGATTAGGCAACAAAGCGCTTGCCTTAAAATATTTCAATCAAACCGTGCATGAAGATCCACTTTTAGATAAAGGTTGGATTGCCATCACTGACTTTTACGTCCGCCAGAAAAATTTCCAAAAAGCGCTATTTTTTGTAAATAAAGCATTAGCAATTGACAATCAAAATCGTTTGTATTGGAAACGTTTTGCAACCATTAACAAACAAATGAACTTCTTTGAAGAAGCGGAGTTTGGCTATAGAAAAGCGGTAGAATTTGGAGATTATTCATTAGACACCTGGTTGTTTTGGGTGGATATTTTGCAATTTTTAGGTGAATTCGAAAGTGCCATTCAAACATTATTACAAGCATCGGAATATTTTCCAGAAGAAAATGAAGTGGAGTACCGTTTGGCAGGGCTGTATTTTATGCTAACGGATAATACAAAAGCAAAATTCCATTTGAGCAATGCCTTGAGATTGAATTTTGACAATTACATTCTTTTAGAAGATTTATTTCCAGTAGTTTGGGCTAAAAAAATGGTACAGAATTACATTGCAAAACATAAAAAAGAATAA
- a CDS encoding shikimate dehydrogenase family protein, which translates to MVDTVRKRFGLLGRNISYSFSKGYFTDKFNNENFAGCTYENFDISEITAFPEVIKNTLDLKGLNVTIPYKETVIPFLNKLSKKATIIGAVNTIKITKKGKLKGYNTDYYGFKKSLQPLLQAHHKKALILGTGGASKGVAFALDELDIPYTFVSREAKENGIDYDRINATTFDNYQIIINATPVGTSPNVEAFPLLPYEFFTDKHIAYDLIYNPAETQFLKKAKQQGAQIKNGLDMLIFQAEKAWKIWNK; encoded by the coding sequence ATGGTTGATACAGTTAGAAAACGCTTTGGATTATTAGGACGCAACATTAGCTATTCTTTTTCTAAAGGCTATTTTACCGATAAATTTAACAACGAAAACTTTGCTGGTTGTACCTACGAAAATTTTGATATTTCAGAAATAACTGCCTTTCCAGAAGTAATTAAAAATACTTTGGATTTAAAAGGATTGAATGTCACGATTCCGTACAAGGAAACAGTAATTCCGTTTCTGAATAAACTTTCAAAAAAAGCGACAATAATTGGTGCTGTAAATACCATTAAAATCACCAAAAAAGGAAAGTTAAAAGGCTATAATACTGATTATTATGGTTTCAAAAAATCATTACAACCGTTATTGCAAGCGCACCATAAAAAAGCATTGATTTTAGGAACAGGAGGCGCTTCTAAAGGAGTGGCTTTTGCTTTGGATGAACTGGACATACCATATACTTTTGTCTCGAGAGAGGCGAAAGAAAATGGAATTGATTATGACCGCATCAATGCCACAACATTTGATAATTACCAAATCATCATAAATGCTACTCCGGTAGGAACCAGTCCTAATGTGGAAGCCTTTCCATTACTCCCGTATGAGTTTTTCACGGATAAGCACATAGCTTATGATTTGATTTACAATCCCGCTGAAACGCAATTCCTAAAAAAAGCAAAACAACAAGGAGCTCAAATAAAAAACGGTTTGGATATGCTAATATTTCAAGCAGAGAAAGCCTGGAAGATTTGGAATAAATAA
- a CDS encoding DUF349 domain-containing protein: MLEEKNDNLSRQENEADGNLENNSVATTTDTAAVIEPIEPIDFPAEDNVVIPSPEQTVSQTKNQTALDAIAETNAEESEDETLKERHEIPMQDYDTLSLEALVDELKSLVSNDKILSFKDHIEEIKKAFLAKYNHLLEEKKEEFLAENQDPNEDFQYHSPLKTQFDKYYSLFRDTKNSHFKSLQTNLKTNLENRLAIVEELKELINPQENIKDTLKHFNDLRERWKTAGPIPKDKYNHVWNNFHFHVENFYDYLHLDREARDLDFKHNLEQKQKIVARVEELVKEADINKAFRELQDLHRIWKEDIGPVSREHRDAIWNKFSDLTKQMHDKREVLFENLRGTELENLEKKKEIIAKIEVLATEKVNAHSQWLAQIEKVEALRTAFFSAGKVPSDVNEETWASFKTAVRNFNSFKNSFYKDIKKDQNDNLSKKMALVAKAKELQESLDFAVTTPIMKQIQDEWKQIGHVPRKYSDKIWKEFKDACNHYFDKLKEQKNEENSEEVAAFDHKKAYLETLREFQLTGDHKTDLDAIKLHIETWKNFGKVPFPRRHIEGKFNKILDALFEKLSLSKKDTDMMRFANRMDHLSESNDTRKLDNEKIFLMRKIEEVQNEIFQLENNIQFFTNTRNAKKENSIVLEVRKNIAIHKESLDVWKDKLKQLRNLKIE; this comes from the coding sequence ATGTTAGAAGAAAAGAATGATAACCTGTCTCGTCAAGAAAACGAAGCAGATGGAAATTTAGAAAACAATTCAGTAGCTACTACTACAGACACTGCGGCAGTTATTGAACCAATAGAACCAATCGATTTTCCCGCAGAAGATAATGTTGTAATACCTTCTCCGGAACAAACCGTTTCCCAAACAAAAAATCAAACTGCGCTTGATGCAATAGCGGAAACAAATGCAGAAGAGAGCGAGGATGAAACGTTGAAGGAACGTCATGAAATTCCAATGCAGGATTATGATACATTATCACTTGAAGCATTAGTTGACGAACTAAAAAGTTTAGTTTCTAATGACAAAATACTATCATTTAAGGATCATATTGAGGAAATCAAAAAAGCATTTCTAGCTAAATACAATCATCTTCTTGAGGAGAAAAAAGAAGAATTCCTTGCTGAAAATCAAGATCCAAACGAAGATTTTCAATACCATTCTCCACTGAAGACACAATTTGATAAATATTATTCTCTTTTTAGAGATACAAAAAACAGCCATTTCAAGAGCTTACAAACGAATCTGAAAACAAATTTAGAAAACCGTTTGGCTATTGTTGAGGAATTGAAAGAGTTGATTAACCCACAGGAAAACATCAAAGACACTTTAAAACATTTTAATGATTTAAGAGAACGATGGAAAACTGCCGGACCAATTCCGAAAGATAAATACAACCACGTTTGGAATAACTTCCATTTTCATGTGGAAAACTTCTACGATTATCTACATTTAGATAGAGAGGCTAGAGACTTAGATTTCAAACATAACTTAGAGCAAAAACAAAAAATTGTTGCCCGTGTTGAAGAATTGGTAAAAGAAGCTGATATCAACAAAGCATTTAGAGAATTACAGGATTTACATAGAATTTGGAAAGAAGACATCGGTCCTGTTTCTAGAGAACATCGTGATGCAATTTGGAACAAGTTTAGTGATTTGACCAAACAAATGCATGATAAAAGAGAAGTTTTATTCGAAAATTTAAGAGGAACTGAACTTGAGAATTTAGAAAAGAAAAAAGAAATCATTGCCAAAATTGAAGTTTTAGCTACTGAAAAAGTAAATGCTCATTCCCAATGGCTGGCTCAAATAGAAAAGGTTGAAGCATTGCGAACTGCTTTTTTCTCTGCCGGAAAAGTTCCATCAGATGTAAATGAGGAAACGTGGGCTAGTTTTAAAACTGCGGTGAGGAATTTTAATTCTTTCAAAAACTCCTTTTATAAAGACATAAAAAAGGATCAAAACGACAATTTAAGCAAGAAAATGGCTCTTGTTGCCAAAGCCAAAGAGTTACAAGAAAGTCTTGATTTTGCTGTGACTACTCCGATAATGAAACAAATTCAGGATGAGTGGAAACAGATAGGTCACGTACCAAGAAAATATTCGGATAAAATCTGGAAAGAGTTTAAAGATGCCTGCAATCATTATTTTGACAAGTTAAAAGAGCAAAAGAATGAGGAAAACAGTGAAGAAGTTGCCGCTTTTGATCATAAAAAGGCATATTTAGAAACGTTGAGAGAATTTCAATTAACTGGAGATCATAAAACAGATCTGGACGCTATTAAATTGCATATTGAAACTTGGAAAAACTTCGGAAAAGTACCTTTCCCAAGAAGACATATTGAAGGGAAATTCAATAAAATCCTAGATGCTCTTTTTGAAAAATTGAGTTTGAGTAAAAAAGATACCGATATGATGCGTTTCGCTAATAGAATGGATCATTTATCTGAAAGCAACGATACTCGAAAACTAGATAACGAAAAGATTTTCTTGATGCGTAAAATTGAGGAAGTTCAGAACGAAATTTTCCAATTGGAGAATAATATCCAATTCTTCACCAATACTAGAAATGCAAAAAAAGAAAATTCAATTGTATTAGAAGTTCGTAAAAACATTGCTATCCACAAAGAAAGTCTAGATGTTTGGAAAGACAAACTAAAACAGCTTAGAAATTTGAAAATAGAGTAA
- the hemN gene encoding oxygen-independent coproporphyrinogen III oxidase yields the protein MQNSLIQKYNVPGPRYTSYPTVPYWDETDFSDAIWAQTLRKSFIESNSAEGISLYIHLPFCESLCTFCGCNKRITKNHDVEHPYIESVLKEWTLYCKILGKKPTIKEIHLGGGTPTFFSIKNLEDLINGILSHANKAKDHEFSFEGHPNNTTHAHLQKLYDLGFRRVSFGVQDYSEKVQKAIHRLQPFHNVAKVTFWAREIGYTSIGHDIIFGLPFQELEDVIDTIEKTKSLQPDRLAFYSYAHVPWIKGNGQRGFNDEDIPKDDKKRILYETGKKLLYENGYHEIGMDHFALEKDSLYEAFQNGNLHRNFMGYSASKTQLMIGLGVSSISDSWYSFAQNVKNLEDYYQMLEWDKLPIFRGHLLTAEDLIIRKHILNLMCQFETSWNNNENYFNEIPDVLLQLKEMENDGLLIIKNNSIAVTEKGKPYVRNICMAFDLRLKRKAPKTELFSMTI from the coding sequence ATGCAAAATTCCTTAATTCAAAAATACAATGTCCCTGGTCCTAGATACACGAGTTATCCTACGGTTCCGTATTGGGATGAAACTGATTTTTCAGATGCCATTTGGGCCCAAACGCTGAGGAAATCATTTATAGAAAGTAATTCAGCAGAAGGTATCAGTTTGTATATCCATTTGCCTTTTTGCGAAAGCTTGTGCACTTTTTGTGGCTGCAACAAACGTATTACCAAAAATCACGATGTTGAACATCCATACATAGAATCAGTTTTGAAAGAATGGACCTTGTATTGTAAGATTCTTGGTAAAAAACCAACTATAAAAGAGATTCATTTAGGCGGTGGAACTCCCACATTTTTTTCTATCAAAAATTTAGAGGATTTAATAAATGGTATTCTTTCTCATGCTAATAAAGCCAAAGACCATGAGTTTAGTTTTGAAGGCCATCCTAATAACACGACGCATGCCCATTTGCAAAAGCTGTACGATTTAGGTTTTCGAAGAGTTAGCTTTGGCGTTCAGGATTATTCAGAAAAAGTTCAAAAAGCAATTCATCGCCTACAACCTTTTCATAATGTAGCAAAAGTTACGTTTTGGGCACGAGAAATAGGTTATACTTCTATTGGACATGATATTATTTTTGGATTGCCCTTTCAGGAATTAGAGGATGTTATTGATACGATTGAAAAAACAAAATCATTGCAACCTGACCGATTGGCTTTTTACAGTTATGCTCACGTTCCTTGGATCAAAGGAAACGGGCAACGTGGTTTTAATGATGAAGATATTCCAAAAGATGATAAAAAGAGAATACTCTATGAAACTGGTAAGAAACTCTTGTATGAGAATGGCTATCATGAAATAGGAATGGATCATTTTGCTTTGGAAAAAGATAGTCTATATGAAGCTTTTCAAAACGGCAATTTACACCGTAACTTTATGGGATATAGCGCTTCTAAAACACAACTAATGATTGGATTGGGAGTTTCGTCCATTAGTGACAGTTGGTATAGTTTTGCACAGAATGTAAAAAACTTGGAGGATTATTATCAAATGTTAGAATGGGATAAATTACCCATTTTTAGAGGGCATTTACTCACTGCTGAAGACCTCATCATCCGAAAACACATCCTGAATTTAATGTGCCAATTTGAAACTTCTTGGAACAATAATGAAAATTATTTTAACGAAATTCCAGATGTACTTCTTCAATTGAAAGAAATGGAAAATGATGGATTACTGATAATTAAAAACAACAGCATTGCCGTTACCGAAAAGGGGAAACCTTATGTACGAAATATTTGCATGGCATTTGATTTGCGTCTAAAGCGAAAAGCTCCAAAAACCGAATTGTTTTCGATGACAATCTAA
- a CDS encoding sulfite exporter TauE/SafE family protein has product MLYTAFIFGLISSFHCIGMCGPIAMMLPVDRTNQSKKATQIITYHLGRLTAYATIGFVFGLLGKGFFMAGLQQNLSLFIGIAMIIVVVIPDKLFAKYNFSKPVFKVISRIKTALGSQFRNKSYKSLFTIGLLNGFLPCGMVYVALFGAIAMQSESLGVLYMILFGLGTVPLMSSVVYINSFLTIPIRNQIQKAIPYVAVGIGCLFILRGLGLGIPYISPATMSLFIQANPNCH; this is encoded by the coding sequence ATGCTTTACACTGCCTTTATTTTCGGTTTAATAAGTAGTTTTCACTGCATCGGAATGTGTGGCCCTATTGCTATGATGTTGCCTGTAGATAGGACGAATCAGTCTAAAAAAGCAACTCAAATAATTACGTATCATTTAGGGAGATTAACGGCGTATGCGACCATCGGTTTTGTTTTTGGACTGCTGGGTAAAGGTTTTTTTATGGCTGGTTTGCAACAGAATTTATCCTTATTTATTGGTATAGCCATGATTATTGTAGTGGTGATTCCAGACAAACTTTTTGCCAAATACAATTTTTCAAAACCAGTTTTTAAAGTAATCTCCAGAATTAAAACGGCTTTAGGAAGTCAGTTTAGAAACAAAAGCTACAAATCCCTATTTACAATTGGTTTACTGAATGGCTTTTTGCCTTGCGGAATGGTTTATGTCGCCTTATTTGGCGCCATTGCCATGCAAAGTGAAAGTTTAGGTGTTTTGTATATGATTTTATTCGGATTAGGAACCGTTCCCTTGATGAGTAGTGTTGTATACATCAACTCATTTTTGACAATTCCTATTCGAAACCAAATCCAAAAAGCAATTCCTTATGTCGCCGTAGGTATTGGTTGTTTGTTTATTTTAAGAGGATTGGGATTAGGAATTCCATATATTTCACCAGCTACTATGAGTTTGTTTATTCAAGCCAATCCGAACTGTCATTAA
- a CDS encoding FixH family protein, whose protein sequence is MKFSWGTGIVIAFGLFMTFILYFVFTVQSDSKYDNELVVEEYYKHDAHFGDEMTRIQNATNLAQKPVINIVSSGIEIVFPKTFVPKNIKGKVSLYRPSNKKLDFEIPISLSDATTLLIPKKSLAGGRWDINMEWQYEGKSYLSKETIYFN, encoded by the coding sequence ATGAAATTTAGCTGGGGAACAGGAATCGTAATCGCTTTTGGTTTGTTTATGACCTTCATTTTGTATTTTGTTTTTACGGTACAATCTGATTCAAAATATGACAATGAGTTAGTCGTAGAAGAATATTACAAACATGATGCTCATTTTGGAGATGAAATGACTCGAATTCAAAATGCAACAAACTTGGCCCAAAAGCCAGTAATTAATATTGTTTCAAGCGGAATTGAAATAGTTTTTCCAAAAACATTTGTTCCAAAAAACATTAAAGGTAAAGTGTCCCTTTACAGACCGTCTAACAAAAAATTAGATTTTGAAATTCCAATTTCACTTTCTGATGCTACTACTTTGCTCATACCTAAAAAAAGTTTGGCAGGCGGTCGATGGGACATTAATATGGAATGGCAATATGAAGGGAAATCCTATTTGTCCAAAGAAACGATTTATTTCAATTAG
- the ccoG gene encoding cytochrome c oxidase accessory protein CcoG, translating into MSKLPDEAFRDTIGTIDEAGNRKFIFPKKPSGKFYDYRKWVSYFLLIVLVANPFLKINGNQFMMFNILERRFNIFGFPFWPQDFYLFVVFMIIGVVFVILFTVIFGRIFCGWICPQTIFLEMVFRRIEYWIEGDRGAQIRLEKQEWNAEKIRKKGLKWSIFLIISFFIANVFLAYLISSDKLFLMIEDGPENHISTLISLLIFTGVFYFIFAWFREQVCIIACPYGRLQGVLLDDKSINVAYDFVRGEKEVGRAKFNKQEDRATTGKGDCIDCKQCVNVCPTGIDIRNGTQMECINCTACIDECDTIMDSVGLPKGLIRYASEDEIEKKEKFKFTPRMKGYSAVLFILTGILIGLLFLRSDVEASILRLPGQLFQHKGENISNVYTFKIINKTNTDFDAIHFKLVGIKGTLKVVGNQDLKVPKQGMNGGTLFVEINQNVLDSDKTKLKIEVYNGNEKIETATTNFLSPRSFD; encoded by the coding sequence ATGTCAAAATTACCGGACGAAGCATTTAGAGATACCATTGGAACTATTGACGAAGCGGGAAATAGAAAATTTATTTTCCCTAAAAAACCTTCGGGAAAGTTCTATGACTATAGGAAATGGGTGAGCTACTTTTTACTGATTGTTCTTGTTGCAAATCCCTTTTTAAAGATTAATGGCAATCAGTTTATGATGTTCAATATATTGGAACGACGATTTAATATTTTCGGATTTCCTTTTTGGCCACAGGATTTTTATCTATTTGTTGTTTTTATGATTATTGGCGTTGTTTTCGTCATCCTTTTTACAGTTATTTTTGGACGTATATTTTGCGGATGGATTTGTCCGCAGACTATCTTTTTAGAAATGGTTTTCCGCCGAATAGAATATTGGATAGAAGGCGATCGTGGTGCTCAAATTCGTTTAGAAAAGCAAGAATGGAATGCGGAGAAAATTAGAAAAAAAGGCCTCAAATGGTCGATTTTCTTAATCATTTCTTTTTTTATTGCCAATGTCTTTCTAGCGTATCTGATCAGTAGCGATAAGTTGTTTTTAATGATTGAAGATGGACCAGAAAATCACATTAGCACTTTGATCTCATTATTGATTTTTACAGGAGTTTTCTATTTTATTTTTGCATGGTTTAGAGAACAAGTTTGTATTATAGCCTGTCCCTACGGAAGATTGCAAGGTGTTTTATTAGACGACAAATCGATAAATGTAGCCTATGATTTTGTTCGTGGTGAAAAAGAAGTAGGTAGAGCTAAATTCAACAAGCAAGAAGACAGAGCGACTACCGGAAAAGGCGATTGTATTGATTGTAAGCAATGCGTAAATGTTTGCCCAACCGGAATTGACATCCGTAACGGGACACAAATGGAATGTATTAATTGCACCGCTTGCATTGATGAATGTGATACGATTATGGATAGTGTTGGTTTACCAAAAGGGCTTATCCGATACGCTTCAGAAGATGAAATAGAGAAAAAAGAAAAGTTCAAGTTCACGCCCAGAATGAAAGGCTATTCAGCTGTATTATTTATTTTGACAGGAATTTTAATCGGATTGTTGTTTTTGCGTTCCGATGTGGAAGCCAGTATTTTGAGATTGCCGGGACAATTGTTTCAGCATAAAGGTGAAAATATTAGCAATGTGTATACTTTTAAAATCATCAATAAGACCAATACTGATTTTGATGCGATTCATTTTAAATTAGTGGGTATAAAGGGGACTTTAAAAGTAGTTGGAAATCAGGATTTAAAAGTGCCCAAACAGGGGATGAATGGAGGAACTTTATTTGTCGAAATCAATCAAAACGTATTGGACAGCGACAAAACAAAATTAAAAATTGAGGTCTATAATGGAAATGAAAAAATTGAAACGGCGACCACTAATTTTTTAAGCCCGCGCAGTTTTGATTAA
- a CDS encoding cbb3-type cytochrome c oxidase N-terminal domain-containing protein, protein MKKLIPVYVRVPVIFFAVMMAMEYFIDSGDRPAFIKFPMVSVFLFVFLFLLIAIEITIKAVDNITYHLLTEEQKNKLNEANELSFKDSEWYKKLMEKLTKTEPLANENQLLLEHDYDGIKELDNNLPPWWVYLFYACIVFGVVYMVRYEVLGADNQEMELKKEVAQAKIDIAEYMKTAPDLMDEKTVTLLTDPADLAAGKEIFTTNCAACHRADAGGQIGPNLTDEKWILGGGIKNVFHTLVNGGRDGKGMISWKGTLKPKEMQKVASYILSLQGSNPPDAKAPEGEVWVEENATVAVK, encoded by the coding sequence ATGAAAAAATTAATTCCAGTATACGTTAGAGTACCTGTTATTTTCTTTGCTGTAATGATGGCAATGGAATACTTCATAGATTCAGGAGATCGACCTGCGTTTATAAAATTTCCAATGGTTTCTGTATTCTTATTCGTGTTCCTTTTCCTTTTGATAGCAATAGAAATTACGATTAAGGCAGTTGACAATATTACCTATCATTTATTGACCGAGGAACAAAAAAACAAATTAAATGAAGCAAATGAGTTGAGTTTCAAGGATAGCGAATGGTACAAAAAGCTGATGGAAAAATTGACTAAAACAGAGCCTTTAGCAAATGAAAATCAGTTATTATTAGAACACGATTACGATGGCATCAAAGAATTAGATAACAATTTGCCGCCTTGGTGGGTATATTTATTCTATGCGTGTATTGTTTTTGGGGTTGTTTATATGGTTCGATACGAAGTTTTAGGAGCTGATAATCAAGAAATGGAACTTAAAAAAGAAGTGGCTCAAGCCAAAATAGATATTGCAGAATATATGAAAACTGCACCAGATTTAATGGATGAAAAAACGGTGACCTTGTTAACAGATCCTGCTGATTTAGCAGCTGGAAAAGAAATATTTACCACAAATTGTGCTGCTTGCCACAGAGCTGATGCTGGAGGACAGATTGGACCAAATTTAACAGATGAAAAATGGATCTTAGGAGGCGGAATAAAAAATGTATTTCATACGCTGGTAAACGGAGGACGTGACGGGAAAGGGATGATTTCATGGAAAGGTACCTTGAAACCTAAAGAAATGCAAAAAGTTGCCAGCTACATTCTATCCTTACAAGGAAGTAATCCTCCTGATGCTAAAGCTCCAGAAGGGGAAGTTTGGGTAGAGGAAAACGCCACAGTTGCTGTTAAATAA
- a CDS encoding cbb3-type cytochrome oxidase subunit 3 yields the protein MFEQIKHNMETIDGVAIYPILSLLIFFVFFVGLGLWVFSYKKERINELSQIPLRDN from the coding sequence ATGTTCGAACAAATAAAACACAATATGGAAACGATAGACGGTGTGGCAATATATCCCATCCTATCATTATTAATTTTTTTCGTCTTTTTTGTAGGACTCGGTCTATGGGTGTTCTCCTATAAGAAAGAAAGGATTAATGAATTGAGTCAAATTCCATTGAGGGACAATTAA